A single genomic interval of Lewinellaceae bacterium harbors:
- a CDS encoding DUF2541 family protein, translating into MKASIIKPAIYLLLLASFTFGTAFTPTARNDANTEAFTQGRWEMLGQRKVDRKVDRDEILVTAREGVFRKIKLIVRRSPINMHRCVIHFRNGDTQNVELRNNIPAGSATRVIDIEGNRRIITKVVFWYDTKGLQDKAVVELWGRH; encoded by the coding sequence ATGAAAGCATCAATCATCAAACCGGCAATCTACCTTCTTTTGCTAGCTTCCTTCACCTTCGGCACGGCCTTCACCCCAACCGCCAGGAATGACGCCAATACAGAGGCCTTTACCCAAGGGCGCTGGGAAATGCTGGGCCAGCGCAAAGTCGACCGCAAGGTAGACCGGGACGAAATCCTCGTTACCGCCCGGGAAGGCGTATTCCGCAAGATCAAACTCATCGTCCGCCGGTCTCCCATCAACATGCACCGCTGCGTGATCCACTTCCGCAACGGGGACACCCAGAATGTCGAACTTCGCAACAACATCCCTGCCGGCAGTGCCACCCGGGTGATCGACATCGAAGGCAACCGCCGCATCATCACCAAAGTGGTGTTCTGGTACGACACCAAGGGCCTGCAGGATAAGGCGGTGGTGGAGTTGTGGGGGAGGCATTAG
- a CDS encoding MOSC domain-containing protein, with translation MKDLLQSIPYPGKIEWIGLRPEKRGTVEAAPSARLTPEEGLLGDHYSGRSGQRQVTLIQAEHLPVVAAILRKSEADPALARRNIAVSGINLLALKGQQFRLGEALLEYTGECHPCSRMEQNFGPGGYNAMRGHGGITARVIRGGTISVGDAVSLHITEESHE, from the coding sequence ATGAAAGACCTCCTCCAATCCATCCCCTACCCCGGCAAGATCGAGTGGATCGGCCTGCGGCCGGAGAAGCGCGGAACCGTAGAAGCGGCGCCGAGCGCCCGCCTTACCCCCGAGGAAGGCCTGCTGGGCGACCACTACAGCGGGCGGAGCGGCCAGCGGCAAGTGACGCTGATACAGGCGGAGCACCTGCCGGTTGTGGCAGCCATTCTGAGAAAAAGCGAAGCGGACCCCGCCCTTGCCCGCCGAAATATCGCCGTCTCCGGCATCAACCTGCTGGCGTTGAAGGGGCAACAGTTCCGACTGGGAGAAGCCCTGTTGGAGTACACCGGGGAGTGCCATCCCTGCTCCCGGATGGAACAAAACTTCGGCCCCGGCGGCTACAACGCCATGCGCGGTCACGGCGGCATTACCGCCCGGGTGATCCGGGGCGGAACCATTTCGGTGGGAGATGCGGTTTCTCTGCATATAACCGAAGAAAGCCATGAGTAA
- the ybaK gene encoding Cys-tRNA(Pro) deacylase, which yields MSKKTNALRLLDTQKVPYEIVEYQYDAGDLSVEHIAKDNGLHLERIFKTLVAKGDKNGIAVAVVPGHKNLDFKTLAEASGNKKMTLVAVKDIQDLTGYIRGGCSPIGMKKDYPVYLDTSALAYDVIYVNAGQRGLLVGLSPEALRRATGAVVREIAG from the coding sequence ATGAGTAAAAAAACCAACGCCCTCCGCCTGCTGGACACCCAAAAGGTTCCGTATGAAATAGTGGAATACCAATACGATGCCGGCGACCTCAGCGTAGAGCACATCGCCAAGGACAACGGCCTGCATTTAGAACGCATTTTCAAGACGCTGGTCGCCAAAGGCGATAAGAACGGAATCGCCGTAGCAGTGGTGCCCGGGCACAAAAACCTCGATTTCAAAACCCTGGCCGAAGCCAGCGGCAACAAAAAAATGACCCTGGTAGCGGTGAAGGACATCCAGGACCTGACCGGTTACATCCGCGGCGGGTGCTCCCCCATCGGCATGAAAAAGGACTACCCCGTCTACCTCGACACTTCCGCCCTGGCTTATGATGTGATCTACGTCAACGCAGGCCAGCGGGGGCTGCTGGTGGGCTTGTCCCCGGAAGCCCTGAGGCGGGCCACTGGCGCGGTGGTGAGGGAGATAGCGGGCTGA
- a CDS encoding RHS repeat-associated core domain-containing protein — protein MVADVDCFEPKTIDNLNLIYGPASSRLNKVIDSAPADGSPYGFKPGADDDAKYYHDANGNMTYDPHKGLNMKYNFLNLPYEIDQMRLTYDATGRKWSKDGEFGTTSYASGIEYHDGKLEAIYAPDGRMVAEYAGGQITRYRAEYFHQDHLGNTRLGFSDFNQNGRVDLEEDDPNTPLNELEVTQESHYYPLGMNQDGPWYATVAPENKYLYNGKELNEDYGIKLMDYGARWYDGAIGRWTAVDPLAEEREWVTPYSYVQNNPILRIDPDGAIDSPIYDQNGNFLGVDSEGFSGEIIIMDRQAYNTVSNNGEKTLDHEQVMIWAENSPLAAKLNDAGLSAEGFSNVYTHVVGQMKGESVNGNPFSLGNLEGGIINIIDTVNDEEGLSQLNGDRHGNPTNLPLNAEAGTIINEDGSINVTTRLLFGKGQMTTVEHTQSTLGVHEYYGHGVKGLAGGGSAEHRRVYRLEFNHRRTFDALTPKQQKNITDNM, from the coding sequence ATGGTAGCCGACGTAGATTGCTTTGAGCCTAAAACGATCGATAACCTGAATCTCATTTACGGCCCTGCGAGCAGCCGGCTCAACAAGGTAATAGACTCCGCCCCGGCGGACGGCAGTCCCTATGGCTTCAAGCCCGGAGCGGACGACGATGCTAAATATTATCACGACGCCAACGGAAATATGACGTACGACCCCCATAAAGGCTTGAACATGAAGTACAATTTCCTTAATTTACCCTACGAGATCGACCAAATGAGGCTAACCTACGACGCTACCGGCCGCAAGTGGAGCAAAGACGGCGAGTTTGGCACGACGAGCTACGCTTCGGGCATCGAGTACCACGATGGCAAACTGGAGGCAATTTACGCCCCGGATGGGCGTATGGTGGCTGAATACGCTGGCGGGCAAATCACCCGCTACCGGGCGGAGTACTTTCATCAGGATCATTTGGGGAATACGCGGCTGGGCTTCTCAGACTTTAATCAGAACGGAAGGGTTGATTTGGAAGAGGATGATCCTAATACGCCGCTGAATGAACTTGAAGTCACGCAAGAAAGCCATTACTACCCGTTGGGGATGAACCAGGATGGGCCGTGGTATGCTACAGTGGCGCCGGAGAATAAGTACTTGTATAATGGCAAGGAGCTGAATGAGGATTATGGCATCAAGCTGATGGATTATGGGGCGAGGTGGTATGATGGGGCGATTGGGAGGTGGACGGCTGTGGACCCGTTGGCGGAAGAAAGAGAATGGGTAACGCCATACAGCTACGTCCAGAATAACCCTATTTTGAGAATAGACCCCGACGGAGCAATAGATAGCCCTATTTATGATCAAAACGGTAACTTCTTAGGTGTAGATTCAGAGGGCTTTTCAGGGGAAATCATTATTATGGATAGACAAGCATACAATACTGTCAGCAACAATGGTGAAAAAACCCTTGATCATGAGCAGGTTATGATTTGGGCTGAAAATAGCCCATTAGCTGCAAAATTAAATGACGCGGGATTGAGTGCCGAAGGATTTTCAAACGTCTATACACATGTGGTAGGACAGATGAAAGGAGAGTCAGTCAATGGAAATCCCTTTTCGCTTGGTAATTTGGAAGGAGGCATTATCAATATAATAGACACGGTCAATGACGAAGAAGGCCTTTCGCAACTCAATGGTGACAGGCATGGCAATCCTACAAATTTACCTCTTAACGCTGAAGCTGGCACAATAATTAATGAAGACGGCAGTATAAATGTGACGACTAGGCTATTATTTGGCAAGGGGCAAATGACCACCGTAGAGCACACACAATCTACTCTTGGTGTTCATGAATATTATGGCCATGGAGTTAAAGGATTAGCAGGAGGTGGTTCTGCGGAACACAGACGAGTTTATCGCCTCGAATTTAATCACAGAAGGACATTTGATGCATTGACACCTAAACAGCAAAAGAACATAACCGATAATATGTAA
- a CDS encoding type II toxin-antitoxin system RelE/ParE family toxin, with the protein MKTYQVAISEEARQNLKEIMGYIRRADSDAKAKYVRTEVLKLVRSLVKLPNRHPTLLVSEASGLTYRYVPNKFKVKIIYHVEEEQTQQVIVVRMYHDRQSLKELKKQLP; encoded by the coding sequence GTGAAAACGTATCAGGTAGCCATCTCTGAAGAGGCAAGGCAGAACCTCAAGGAAATCATGGGCTACATCCGCCGGGCTGACTCTGATGCAAAAGCAAAATACGTTCGTACCGAAGTATTGAAACTAGTGCGCTCCTTAGTCAAACTGCCAAACCGCCACCCTACATTGTTGGTTTCCGAAGCTTCCGGGCTTACCTACCGTTATGTACCGAATAAGTTCAAGGTGAAGATCATCTACCACGTCGAAGAAGAGCAGACCCAGCAAGTCATTGTGGTACGTATGTATCACGATCGACAGAGCCTGAAAGAACTGAAAAAGCAGTTGCCGTAG